A genomic stretch from Chitinophaga agri includes:
- a CDS encoding sensor histidine kinase: MPPAIRQLITAQCNTCSQLPAGQDSAVSRYFHQCHAAIDSGNLDDGFKYAATITAMTDSNATGHRLLTVRFLKAKILYYKDFYKEALSEYLKLTTVPSLDSNIQANIYPNIAEIYLEQGQFNRSLEYLNLVKKHYFHFYEPTVARKILNNTGVCLLHLERLEEAEANFGKSIAIAAALRDTTALVNSYLNIALLYDQQFRYPQEWNYLQQALALAKDAGDLKIRSKVYLNMAIVEERRGHLKEALSYRKEYEQLESQIANRDKIWELAEQEKKIAIQQQELKMQLLRQENQLRAAESKRRQWQRNTFFILSLFFLSIAGMIYFAYRQTNRQKRIIAEQKDKLQLLNETKDQLFSIVAHDLRSPVHHLKINLSYLKESLARNKIREATTLSENIEKISDNTYALLNNLLYWSLGQTGQLSLQSDQHDAYMIIAQVVYDFNAGAALKRITITNDVPRGMSFYGDMNTVKIIFRNLIDNAIKYTHANGSIHITGRMVDDHCEITVQDTGIGMDEKIIQAIYKRDTKRIQQDTTGSKSTGLGLWLVKAMTEKNGGSLRITGSIGAGTSIVVCLPVNEYYDAAESADPGR; this comes from the coding sequence TTGCCGCCTGCCATCCGTCAGCTGATCACTGCGCAGTGCAATACCTGTAGTCAGCTGCCGGCAGGGCAGGACTCCGCCGTGTCCCGTTATTTTCATCAGTGTCATGCTGCCATTGATAGCGGTAACCTGGACGACGGCTTTAAGTATGCGGCCACTATCACCGCTATGACAGATAGTAATGCCACTGGTCACCGCCTGCTCACTGTCCGATTCCTGAAAGCCAAGATCCTGTATTACAAAGATTTCTATAAAGAGGCACTGTCAGAATATCTCAAACTGACAACCGTTCCATCGCTCGATAGTAATATTCAGGCTAATATCTATCCCAATATTGCTGAGATCTACCTGGAACAGGGGCAGTTCAATAGGTCGCTGGAATATCTTAACCTCGTTAAAAAACATTATTTCCATTTTTACGAACCAACCGTTGCGAGGAAGATATTGAACAATACCGGCGTTTGTCTGCTACACCTGGAGCGCCTGGAAGAAGCGGAAGCCAATTTCGGTAAAAGCATTGCGATCGCTGCTGCACTCAGGGATACGACCGCCCTGGTAAATTCTTACCTGAATATTGCCCTGTTGTACGATCAGCAGTTCCGTTACCCGCAGGAATGGAACTACCTGCAGCAGGCCCTGGCCCTGGCTAAAGATGCCGGTGACCTGAAGATACGCAGTAAAGTGTACCTGAATATGGCCATCGTCGAAGAAAGGAGAGGCCACCTGAAAGAAGCCCTGTCATACCGGAAGGAATACGAGCAGCTCGAATCCCAGATTGCCAACCGTGATAAGATCTGGGAGCTCGCTGAGCAGGAAAAGAAAATAGCCATACAGCAGCAGGAGTTAAAAATGCAGTTGCTCAGACAGGAGAACCAGCTGCGCGCGGCAGAATCAAAGAGAAGACAGTGGCAACGTAATACATTCTTCATTCTTTCGCTGTTCTTTTTGAGTATTGCAGGCATGATCTACTTCGCCTACCGGCAAACAAACCGGCAGAAGCGCATCATCGCTGAGCAGAAAGATAAATTACAGCTGCTCAATGAAACCAAAGATCAGCTCTTCTCTATTGTCGCACATGACCTGCGTTCGCCGGTACATCACCTGAAGATCAATCTCTCGTATCTGAAAGAATCCCTTGCACGCAATAAGATCAGGGAGGCGACCACCCTATCAGAGAATATCGAAAAGATCTCTGACAATACGTATGCCTTGCTGAATAACCTGCTGTATTGGTCACTCGGACAAACAGGTCAGTTAAGTCTGCAGTCCGATCAACATGACGCATATATGATCATCGCTCAGGTGGTGTATGATTTTAATGCAGGCGCGGCGCTGAAGCGCATTACCATCACTAATGATGTGCCCAGGGGGATGTCCTTTTACGGGGATATGAATACGGTGAAGATCATTTTCCGTAATCTGATAGATAACGCCATCAAATATACACATGCGAACGGATCGATACATATCACCGGACGTATGGTGGATGACCATTGTGAAATAACTGTACAGGATACAGGGATCGGTATGGATGAAAAGATCATCCAGGCCATTTATAAACGTGATACCAAACGTATACAACAGGATACCACAGGTAGCAAGAGTACCGGACTGGGTTTATGGCTGGTAAAGGCTATGACCGAAAAAAATGGCGGCTCTCTGCGTATAACTGGTAGCATTGGCGCCGGTACGAGTATCGTAGTCTGCCTGCCTGTAAACGAATATTATGATGCAGCTGAAAGTGCTGATCCTGGAAGATAG